GACTCAGGTCGCCGGACGCTCCGGCAGAGGAACCCGCGCTGGCGAGGTGATCTTCCAGACCTACCAGCCGGAGCACTACGCCATCGCGGCGGCGGCGAACCACGACTTCATCGGCTTCACGGAGCAGGAGTACCGCAAGCGAGCAGAGCACCATTACCCGCCGGAACTCCATGCCACGCGGCTGTTGTTCCGCGGCGAGGACCGCAAGCGCGTCGAGTTGGCGGCGAAGAGGGCGGCTGAAGTGATCGCAGAAGCGATCAAGGAGCGGCAGAAGGAGGCAGAGACGGATGACGTCCTCCTCAAGGGTCCTGCCCCTGCGCCCATCGCGCGGATCGGCGGCGAGTACCGCTGGCACTGCTTGCTTTGCGCACTCGACTCGAGCCGCATCCGAGACCTGATCGCGCCGCTCGTGCAGCCGTCGACCCGCCGCAAGACTCGCGGCGTCTCCGTCACGGTCGACGTCGATCCGGGTTCGGTTCTATGAATCCCTATCGAGTCGTTGCACTCGACCTCGACGGAACACTGCTCACAAGCGACAAGCGCGTGACAGTGCGATCGCTTCGGTCCCTCCAGGCGTTGCACGACCGAGGAATCCGTCTCGTCATCGTGACCGGACGGAACCTCCCGATGGCGAGGGCGTCCGTCCGCGATGTGACGGTCCCCCTTGCGTTCGTCGCTCACAACGGCGCGATGACCGCTGAGAACGGTCGGGTCACTGGCTCGTGCCGACTCGGAGGCGAGACGGCGCGCTCCGTATGTCAGGCGTTCCGACAGTTCGGCTGCGCCCCGGCGGTCTACTCGTACACCAAGGGCGACTGCACGCTCGCCCACGAGCCCGGTGAACACAACCCGGCGATGGCTCGATATCTGAAGGCGAACGCTCCGGTCGCCCAGACGGTGGGCAGGCTCGACGACGATCTCGCGGGACCCCTCGGCAGCGGCGCGGTTCATGTCGTGGCGATCGAGCCCAACGACGGAGCCCGACGCGCTCTCAGCGGGCTGCAGGGACTCGCTGGCGTGCAGGTTCTGTCGTCGGGCACGCTTTACGACGGCAGCCACTCCTTCCTCGAAGCGATCCCGGCGGGAGCCAGCAAGACGAACGGACTCGACGCGCTCTGCAAGCGCTGGGGCGTGACCCTCGCCGACGTCGTCGCCGTCGGGGACAATCTCAACGACATCGAGCTGCTCCAGTCCGTCGGGCTCGGAGTCGCCATGGGGAACGCCTCGACCGAAGTCATTCGCGTGGCGGCGCGGACGACATCGTCCAACGACCGGGAAGGCGTCGCCGAAGCCCTGGACGCCGTTTTCCGCCTGTGACCCATATCGCTTGATCGCTCGTGTGTGGCGGGGTACGCTGGCGCCGGTGTCGGCGGACCGGATAGGGAGACGCGAGTTGTCGTCAAAGCGCCCGGAGGCGATCCCAGAGCCGGTGCGCGTACGGGCGCTGGCGCTCGGAACGGCGTCGGTCGTCGTCAACGCGTTCTGGCTGATCGCGGCGGCGACCTTCGGTTCCGCCTATCCCGACACGGTCTCGCTCTTCCACAACGTCGTCTTCATTCTCTTTGGGCTGTCCCTGCTGGGCATCGCGTCGAGTTGGCTCTCGCGATCCCGCCGTCCCTTCCTGAACGCGTCGGAACTCGTGGCGATCTATCTGATGCTCTGCATCGGCACGAGCATCGCCGGCTTGGACATCGTCCAGGTGCTGGGCACCTTCACGAACGGTCTGCGCGCCCTGGCGACGCCGGAGAACGACTGGCAAGCTCTGTTCTTGCGCCTGGTGCCGGATTGGCTCGTCGTGACCGATACCGAGTCGCTGCGCGCGATGGCGGTCGGCGACGGGACCCTCTACACGCGTCGGCATCTGTTGGCGCTGCTGCCGTCGGCGCTGGTCTGGTCGGCGTTTCTCGCCGTGCTGCTGATCGTCATGCTCCTGCTGACGCTGCTCGTCCGGGAGCGATGGGTCGAAGGCGAGAAGCTGAGCTATCCCATCGTGCAGCTTCCGCTGGCGATGACCGGGAAATCGTCGGCGTTCTATCGGGATCGGCTCGCCTGGTTGGGATTCGGTATCGCGGGCAGCATGAACCTGCTGAACGGATTGAACTTCCTGTACCCCAGCGTGCCGAGTCTGGGAGGCAGGCTCTACGACCTGTCGCCGCTCTTCTCGAACGCGCCGTGGAACGCGATCGGGTGGACACCGGCGGCGCTGTTCCCCTTCGCCGTCGGACTGGCGTTCTTCATGCCTCTGGATCTGTCGTTCTCGTGCTGGTTCTTCTATCTGTTCTGGAAGCTCGAACTCATCGCGGGCAAGGCGCTGGGCATTCGCAGTCTGCCCGACTTCCCGTACATCGAACCGCAGACGGCGGGCTCCTACGCGGCGCTGTGCGCCCTCGCGCTCTGGACGACGCGGAGCCATCTCGCTGCCCTGTTCCGCCGGACATCGGCGCGCTCCGGTCGCTGGATGGCTGTCGGAGCGGCGGCGGGCATCGCCGCGCTGGCGGCGTTCTCCGTGCGTATCGGCATGGCGGCTTGGGTCGCCGTCGCCTTCTTCGCCGCGTATTTCGTGCTGTCGATCGGCATCACGCGCATGCGCGCCGAGCTGGGGTCGCCGGTTCACGATTTGCACCTGGCGGGGCCCCACCTGATGATGGTGCGCATGTTCGGAACACGCGCCTTGTCGGTTGCGAACCTGACTGGGCTGTCGCTCTTTCAAGGGTTCAACCGCGCCTATCGGGGTCACCCGATGCCACACATCCTGGAGAGCCTAAAACTGGCGGACGCGACGCGCGCCTCCCGGACACGCATGGGATGGGCGATCGTGCTCGCCGCGCTGACGGCTCCGATGGCGGCGTTCTGGGCGATGGGGCACTACTCGTTCCGGTATGGCATCCCGAACCTCGGCAAGGTTCCCGAGGCGTTCGACCGTCTCGCCGGATGGCTGACGAACCCGGCTCCCGCCGATGTCGGCGTCTCGGCGGCTGTGTTCTTCGGAGGCGGCGCAACGCTGGCGTTGGCGTTTCTTCGGGCGAAGTTCGTCTGGTTCCCGCTGCATCCGGCGGGGTATGCCGTCTCGAGCAACTGGAGCATCAACCTATTCTGGTGCTCGATCTTCGCAAGCTGGGCGGCGAAGCTGTCGATTCTCCGGTTCGGCGGCTTGCCGTTGCTGCGGACGGCGCAGCCGTTCTTCTTGGGCTTCATTCTGGGCGACTTCGTCATCGGCACGCTCTGGATGCTTCGGGGAACCGTTCTCGGCGTGCCGACCTACAAGTTCCTGTTCTAGGCTCGTCTCACACCGCACTCATCGAGGAGATAACGATGCGGAAACTCCGCTACGAGGAAATGCTGCCGCACGAAATCCGCCAGGCGCGCCAGGCAAGACCCATCGCCTATCTGCCTCTGGGCACCCTCGAATGGCATGGACCGCAAAACGCGGTCGGGTTGGACGGGCTCAAGGCGCACGCGTTGTGCTGCCGGTTTGCCGAAGCCCACGGAGGCATCGTCATGCCGACGATCTTCTGGGGCGACAACCGCGCGGATATCTTGGAGATGGTGTTCTACCCGGAGCGGTTCAACACGTTGACGCGCGACCATCGGCAGGATGTCGCCGCCGCCTACGGCATCGGCCACGCGAAGTTCGCCGCAAACGCGGAGCGGGCGAACGCCACCGGAGGGTGGGATTTCTTCACTCAGCTCGTCACGCGGGCTTACCACGAGATCGAGTCGCTCGGGTTCGAGCAGATCGTCTGCATCACCGGACACTACCCGGAGAACGGACCGGCGAAGCGCGCGCGCGACGCGTACCTCGCCGACGGCGGCTCCTGCCGGGTACACGTCCACTTCGGATACGACCTGATCGCCGACGAGGGATATCGAGGTGACCACGCGGCGCGGTGGGAGACATCGCTGCTCTGGGCGCTGCGCCCCGAGTGCGTCGACGCCAGCCTCATCGAACGGGACAACGACGAGCCGACCGGAATCCTGGGGCCCCATCCGCGCGATGCCAGCCCGTCATTCGGCGAGGAAGCCATCGCTCGCATGGTCGCGCGGCTGGGCGACGTGCTGAACGCTCCAGACGAGTAGGAGCCCAAAAAGGGCGACCGCCCAAATAAGCGGTCGCCCATTCACGGCTAAGAAGAAAACAGGCCCGGAGAAGAGACGCATGCACTCACGGCGTCCGGCGTTTCTTCACTGATCGAACGCCCGTCAACGTGCATGCGCGTTGCGGAACCGCGCGCATCTGCGCGGCGGTTCCACACTGGTTGCGCGAGCCGAATCCATGGCTCGCGGAGAACACAGTCGTGCGGAGCGGGAACGCCCCAACCCCTTACCCGTACTCTACTCGTAGGGAGTGACAGTCTCCGCTGGTTCATCACAGACCGGCTAGAGACACCTCACCCGCTCTATGCAGATATTTTAACGATGTGTTACGCCTTGTCAAGCCATTTTGCACTCCTAACCACTCGATTCCTTCGGATTGAGCGTCGCCATTCCGATTTCCCTGTTGTCAGAGCGTGGTGACAACGCTATACTCGTCACCAATCGCCTGCGCCGGTGAGACGTGTTGGTTGGGAGGGTTCCGCGAGAAATGCTTACGCAACAGCAGATCGACTTCTGGCACGAGAACGGTTTTCTGCGGCTCGAGCAGGTTTTCCCCCGCGAAGAGCTCAAGCAGATGACCGACGAGCTCATGTACATCATGGAGACCTTCGCCAACTGGGGCGCGGCATGGCGGGGCCCGTGGCGCAAAGATTACCTGACGGACGACGAAGATCAGAAGGCGACGCTGGTGGCGATCCACGAACTGCAGCACTACTCGGCTGCGTGGACCCGCGCGATCACCAAGCCTGAGCTCGCCGACTCCGTCGGAACGCTGATGGGCTCCGAATGCGTCGAGATCCATCACTGCACGCTGCACGCCAAGGCTCCCAGCGTGGGCGCGCCGTTCCCGATGCACCAGGATGTGCCGTTCTACGGGCACACCGACGGACGGTACATCGACGCCTTGATCCATATCGACGACGCCGACGAGCGGAGCGGCAACATCAAGTTCCTCGCTGGCAGTCACAAGTTCGGACCCCTGGAGCACATCACCGGGCCCGAGACCGCGCCGCACCTGCCGACGGACCGGTACCGGCTCAGCGATGCCGTGTCCGTGCCGGCAAAGGCGGGCGATGTCGTCCTCTTCCACCTGTGGACCATCCATGGTTCCGCTGTGAACAACAGCGGGAACTGGCGACGGCTGATTCGGCTCGGGTTCCGCGATCCGCGCAACGAGCAAGTCTTCGGGCAGGCGCTCGGCCGGCCCGGCATCATCGTCCGTGGCGTGCGTCCCAAGGTCGAGGGACAGAACGTCGACGTGTACGGCAACTGGTCTCGACCCGCGAAGTAGGCGGTATCGCGCGTACCGCGGCTCTCGTCGCTGCGCG
This genomic interval from Candidatus Poribacteria bacterium contains the following:
- a CDS encoding creatininase family protein; protein product: MGRRREAELSHRAASAGDDREIVGVLSGSARLVGIRYRGQHEPAERIELPVPQRAESGRQALRPVAALLERAVERDRVDTGGAVPLRRRTGVLHASGSVVLVLVLLSVLEARTHRGQGAGHSQSARLPVHRTADGGLLRGAVRPRALDDAEPSRCPVPPDIGALRSLDGCRSGGGHRRAGGVLRAYRHGGLGRRRLLRRVFRAVDRHHAHARRAGVAGSRFAPGGAPPDDGAHVRNTRLVGCEPDWAVALSRVQPRLSGSPDATHPGEPKTGGRDARLPDTHGMGDRARRADGSDGGVLGDGALLVPVWHPEPRQGSRGVRPSRRMADEPGSRRCRRLGGCVLRRRRNAGVGVSSGEVRLVPAASGGVCRLEQLEHQPILVLDLRKLGGEAVDSPVRRLAVAADGAAVLLGLHSGRLRHRHALDASGNRSRRADLQVPVLGSSHTALIEEITMRKLRYEEMLPHEIRQARQARPIAYLPLGTLEWHGPQNAVGLDGLKAHALCCRFAEAHGGIVMPTIFWGDNRADILEMVFYPERFNTLTRDHRQDVAAAYGIGHAKFAANAERANATGGWDFFTQLVTRAYHEIESLGFEQIVCITGHYPENGPAKRARDAYLADGGSCRVHVHFGYDLIADEGYRGDHAARWETSLLWALRPECVDASLIERDNDEPTGILGPHPRDASPSFGEEAIARMVARLGDVLNAPDE
- a CDS encoding phytanoyl-CoA dioxygenase family protein, with the translated sequence MLTQQQIDFWHENGFLRLEQVFPREELKQMTDELMYIMETFANWGAAWRGPWRKDYLTDDEDQKATLVAIHELQHYSAAWTRAITKPELADSVGTLMGSECVEIHHCTLHAKAPSVGAPFPMHQDVPFYGHTDGRYIDALIHIDDADERSGNIKFLAGSHKFGPLEHITGPETAPHLPTDRYRLSDAVSVPAKAGDVVLFHLWTIHGSAVNNSGNWRRLIRLGFRDPRNEQVFGQALGRPGIIVRGVRPKVEGQNVDVYGNWSRPAK
- a CDS encoding HAD family phosphatase, which encodes MNPYRVVALDLDGTLLTSDKRVTVRSLRSLQALHDRGIRLVIVTGRNLPMARASVRDVTVPLAFVAHNGAMTAENGRVTGSCRLGGETARSVCQAFRQFGCAPAVYSYTKGDCTLAHEPGEHNPAMARYLKANAPVAQTVGRLDDDLAGPLGSGAVHVVAIEPNDGARRALSGLQGLAGVQVLSSGTLYDGSHSFLEAIPAGASKTNGLDALCKRWGVTLADVVAVGDNLNDIELLQSVGLGVAMGNASTEVIRVAARTTSSNDREGVAEALDAVFRL